One genomic segment of Panicum virgatum strain AP13 chromosome 2N, P.virgatum_v5, whole genome shotgun sequence includes these proteins:
- the LOC120662161 gene encoding phylloplanin-like, with protein MASKAVLLFAAAVVAAACALGTSEARLGKLGRLVITGVVPCNTGSLIDIATSPAFPNADVELRCAGKVVAGATTNTNGTFAMELDMTSALAAFIGGCTLVVDTPLIKCNADLTDVGSLVSHLQGPLTRLLGGIFHLFPAGFSFHSRRD; from the exons ATGGCATCCAAGGCCGTCCTCCTCTTTGCGGCCGCCGTggtcgcggcggcgtgcgcgctcgGCACCTCGGAGGCGAGGCTCGGCAAGCTGGGCCGGCTCGTCATCACCGGCGTCGTGCCCTGCAACACCGGCAGCCTCATCGACATCGCCACCTCGCCCGCGTTCCCGA ACGCGGACGTGGAGCTGCGGTGCGCGGGCAAGGTTGTGGCCGGCGCGACCACCAACACCAACGGGACCTTCGCCATGGAGCTGGACATGACGAGCGCGCTGGCGGCGTTCATCGGCGGGTGCACGCTGGTGGTGGACACGCCGCTCATCAAGTGCAACGCCGACCTCACCGACGTCGGGAGCCTCGTCTCCCACCTGCAGGGCCCGCTCACGCGCCTGCTCGGCGGCATCTTCCACCTCTTCCCCGCCGGATTCTCGTTCCACTCCCGGCGAGATTGA
- the LOC120662162 gene encoding phylloplanin-like translates to MAMASKTVLLLGIVVAVASVLASGAPPVQPPRIQADVVVMGFVPCNNGTSMRTGSAPGFAGAVVQLRCTDDGAVLLAANATTDGKGRFRMAVNTTVAPSSVAGHCELVVGTPLASCNATLPTSGTLRSGLRLLVSMVFFPRGFSYVAPSV, encoded by the exons ATGGCCATGGCGTCGAAAACGGTCCTCCTGCTGGGGATCGTGGTCGCCGTAGCGAGCGTGCTCGCGTCTGGCGCGCCGCCTGTCCAGCCGCCGCGTATCCAAGCCGACGTCGTCGTGATGGGCTTCGTGCCCTGCAACAATGGCACGTCCATGAGAACGGGCTCTGCTCCAGGGTTCGCAG GCGCGGTGGTGCAGCTGCGGTGCACGGACGACGGCGCCGTCCTGCTGGCGGCGAACGCGACGACGGACGGCAAGGGGAGGTTCCGCATGGCGGTGAACACGACGGTGGCGCCGTCGAGCGTGGCCGGCCACTGCGAGCTCGTGGTGGGCACCCCGCTGGCCTCCTGCAACGCGACGCTCCCAACGTCCGGGACGCTCCGCTCCGGCCTCCGGCTCCTCGTCAGCATGGTCTTCTTCCCTCGGGGCTTCTCCTACGTTGCGCCGTCTGTTTAG